A single Fusobacterium perfoetens ATCC 29250 DNA region contains:
- the hutI gene encoding imidazolonepropionase, translating to MKADLIVYNIGTLVTSKELERKSIGDMENIEVLKNAYIAIEKENIISIGEGNYPVELKDEKTELFNAEGKVITPGIVDSHTHLVHYGSRENELPLKIKGVPYLEILKQGGGILSTVRNTREASKEQLFNKAYEVLNRMAKFGVTTVESKSGYGLNMETEIKQLEVNKELNKKHPLEIISTFLGAHAVPEEYINDKKKYIEEIIKMLKKVKEKDLAEFCDIFCEDSVFDIEESRYILNEAKKEGFKLKIHADEIVSLGGAELAGELQTVSAEHLMAISDKGIDELVKNKVIANILPATSFNLGKNYAPVRKMINKGVTVALSTDYNPGSCPCENIQFVMNIASAQIKMTPLEIIKATTINGAKAIKKENKIGSLEVGKQADFIIYDTHNLNYIFYNIGINHVNDVFKKGKIIVKNKKLVF from the coding sequence ATGAAAGCTGATTTAATAGTGTATAATATAGGGACTTTAGTAACATCTAAAGAATTAGAAAGGAAAAGTATAGGAGATATGGAAAATATAGAAGTTTTAAAAAATGCCTATATTGCAATAGAAAAAGAAAATATAATTTCAATAGGAGAAGGGAATTACCCTGTAGAATTAAAAGATGAAAAAACAGAATTATTTAATGCAGAAGGAAAAGTTATTACCCCAGGTATAGTTGATTCACATACACACTTAGTTCATTATGGTTCAAGAGAAAATGAATTACCATTAAAAATAAAGGGAGTACCCTATTTAGAAATATTAAAACAAGGAGGAGGAATATTAAGTACAGTAAGAAATACAAGAGAAGCTTCTAAGGAACAATTGTTTAATAAAGCTTATGAAGTTTTAAATAGAATGGCTAAATTTGGAGTTACAACTGTAGAAAGTAAAAGTGGATATGGATTAAATATGGAAACAGAAATAAAACAATTGGAAGTAAATAAAGAATTAAATAAAAAACATCCATTAGAAATTATTTCTACATTTTTAGGAGCCCATGCTGTTCCAGAAGAATATATTAATGATAAGAAAAAATATATAGAAGAAATTATAAAAATGTTAAAAAAAGTAAAAGAAAAAGATTTAGCAGAATTTTGTGATATATTCTGTGAAGATAGTGTTTTTGATATAGAAGAAAGTAGATATATTTTAAATGAGGCTAAAAAAGAAGGTTTTAAATTAAAGATACATGCAGATGAAATAGTTTCATTAGGAGGAGCAGAGCTTGCTGGAGAATTACAAACTGTTTCAGCAGAACATTTAATGGCTATAAGTGATAAAGGAATAGATGAATTAGTTAAGAATAAAGTTATTGCAAATATTTTACCAGCAACATCTTTTAATCTAGGAAAAAATTATGCTCCTGTAAGAAAAATGATAAATAAAGGTGTAACAGTTGCTTTATCAACAGATTATAATCCAGGTTCTTGTCCTTGTGAAAATATACAATTTGTGATGAATATAGCTTCTGCTCAGATAAAAATGACCCCATTAGAAATAATAAAAGCTACAACTATAAATGGAGCAAAAGCTATTAAAAAAGAAAATAAAATAGGAAGTTTAGAAGTAGGAAAACAAGCTGATTTTATTATATATGATACTCATAATTTAAATTATATATTTTATAATATAGGGATAAATCATGTAAATGATGTATTTAAAAAAGGAAAAATTATAGTAAAAAATAAGAAATTAGTTTTTTAA